The genomic stretch gaatacaaaggagaaactgaactcaaatgaaattacaattgagaaatcgaaacagtaaccgtgaacagttgtttagccgagtcgaggaggcctctttccgcaagacgagatacgccccggtagtgctctcggtttggcgtgtcgtccccaaagttaaaacggctacgtctctggtgaagcagcaccgcaatcaacagagctccggcgaactggatggaggagagggcaaaGCTTTCGAtagaaaaacaatgcagagagagggaaagAGCATAGCGTGTGAATGTTGTGTATGATgtgtctaatgcagtggaatgcctagcctatttataggccaagccaccatgcagggtcaaccaagccatgaaggctcatcatggcgcaTTCGTAACagtcggcggttacaagcttGTGGCAGGAGTATACCTTACGCGTGTGGAgcatgtggatttctcacgtggcagccgtgtagGCTTTGAATGTGtcacgcttgacgatgtgtcaagccacttggattgctgactcagcggtggtctaaaaagattactacgggtccagacccaagcccaaagaccactcCAAAATCAATTGCCAAGTCCAACgcattcgtaaccgtcggcagTTACAAGCTTGTGGCAGACCGAGCCCGaggcccgcgaccgcgaccggcggcggcgcgcgtgtgggttctttcacccatcttggtccactataattattaagtaacataaagtcacttaatttaagcacattaaaagatgtgtcacttctcaTATGTGGGATAATCAAAACTAGTtgattattccctaagctcaaactccaagttttaattaaaaactaattatgctcaactttaatccactatttctcaatcaccggaaatcggatttgagaatgtgaatatactacatttatctgcgtaaaatgtagatcgacgctatatcatctaatttcacaaaattagatgtctcgtcactcttattatttggtcaaaatccattgaccgggcatatattattccatgatttctacaattcTACCATAAACACAAAAATTATATCATCAATCaacatatttaaattttaattgaagaTTAAGATTAAGATTAAGATTAAGATTAAGATTAAGATTAGAAAATACCTAATTGAGTGGGAGAGTGTAACTAACCACGAAATAGGGCAGCGTAATCACGTTACTAATTACGAGCCACTGCGCGCCGTAGCCGATGAATCCCATCGCCGCCGCGGCGAACATCACCGCCCACAGCGGCATCCACATCAGCGCCACACCAGACGACCACCCCACCGCCTTTCCGAGGTCCGACGCGGTGGCAAGGTAGTTGAGCTGGACCTGCGAAATTCCCAAAACCGCCTTCAGCTCCGATGAGTAGGCCGAGAAATCGAAGTTCGTCCCCGTGAACGCCTGAATCCAAATCGTGGCCACCAGAATCATCCATTTCCTCGATTGCGCAGCCATTGCAGCTTCGCCGCCGGTGAAATTTCCGGCCGATCGAAGAATGCCTCGGAATGATTACGTGGAGAGTTTTTTATTCGCTAATATTTTTGGTATATTTGAAGTGTAGAGGCTATTAAAGTTTGTCTCACAAATACCACAAAAATTTTAACAtatcctaattttttttatgtttaagtTAAGTCTCAAATGCTACTATATTTTAAATTCTTCATATGTGCAAGTCATTTAATATGTATAAGTTGAGTCataaatatattactactacaaAATTATTGATAATATCAGCTAAAGGCATGAGTTATTTAGTTTATAGTATCAAATATAACATGAGTTACGTTTTACATAATCAAAATATGATAgttaatttgtttttatatattGTAGACTATTACAAAATGCTATCGTTTTACTCGCAGTTTATCTTATTTTGGGCTCAACTCAGTTGAATTGAATGGTGGCCCAAACACTTGTTGTCTAAGGCCCAATCCAGTTGGACCGTTATTTACACCCTGGAGGTCACCTTACTGCTTGTGCTTACGTTTTAGTTTGTGTACAGATCTGTATGGATCTGTGTTCTTTGTATTACTAATTCCTCTATTAAGGTGGCATTCGGTtaccatgactaatatcatgatactattcatctaggattaagttatgagattattttagttggagggagaggctatgactaattatcatgagactatccatctaggattaagttgaatgATTCAATCTTAtaaaccaaacatgatacatatttaatcatgagatttaatcttgccaaccgaacaccccctaagTATGCAAGTGATACAATCAGATAGCTTGGGCTTGTGTCCGTCAAGACTCAAGTGTAGCTAAGGTTTTTTGTATTCCCTCTATTTCATGTTAATAgactcatttttctatttcggaaAGTTTCaagatagttgagtcatttctatttttgacaaaaagtaaCTCTCTCTTTTACTATTCTCATTCATTTAACATAAtattcttaaatctcgtgctgaaaaaaaatgtctctattaacaaggaatggAGAGTATCCTCCTTGAGTATTGGACTTGTAACTTAGTTTTTGGTATGTCGTTTGGAGATACTGACCATCTCTATGTAGTAAACATAAAGAGGTCTCAGCTATTATACCGTACTGAAATGTTACACCATATCGAAAATTTGGTATGAGTTAAAACCATACATTTTTACCTTATCGAAATTTTCAATATACCAAATTATCGGTACAACTAATATCAATACCGTTGTCCTACTGTCTTGTCGGTATGTCATATCGAAATTTTTGCGATATACTGAAGTTTTGGTAGTAACCCGTAATACCAGtataatattatgtataaatatataccATTTTTACGGCATATATTGATATCTGTATGTACATAGTACACTTTATAACGTAAATATCAGGATACCGCgatatataaaaattcatactgTTACTATACCGAAATATTTCCGTAAGGTATCATAGCCTTACTAAAAACTCGgtaattttactaattttttgaTACGATAAATTTGGTGTAccgattttttattatttttaaaattttctcacCTCTACAATAAACGACCCCTATATTTTATTGCAATCCTAAAAATAACAATTTaaggtaaaaaaaaaatgaatcatttattataaaatctataCAAGTTGAACTCGCTTAAACCAAAATTCAATACGCATATTAATCTTTAGTTACATTACTAATATATCAAAGTGGCCCAATAGCAAAACTAAAAAACCCGGCCCATTAAAATATCCGGTCAGTCTTCTTAACTCTGTCACCATAAACCCTGCTTCTCCTCTCCATGGTTTTGGAGTGTTGGGATCTAAGACCTCTTCTCACTCTCATCATCGTGACCTCTTCTCTTCCGCTACCATTAAACCTCTCCCCGATTTTCATGGCTTCGCCGCCACCATCCCCTCTCTCCACACCACCTCTCTAGACCTCCATTTCTTCACCTCCGCTCCTGCTAATCTCACCAATTACAATCCCAATCTATATATGGACATGAGAAGATCCGCCCTCCAGAAATCCGCCACCAACACCGCCGCGATACTCTTCTTTCCTATCAAACGACCGCTAACCGTCTCGCCTCATCCTTTACCACGACCGGGGAATCTCATCGCTAAATCTAAACCCAAAGAGGCGCCTCAATCGCCGAATCCCCCTGCTTCAGCTGCATTTGATCAGCGATTTCGTGATACTGCGAGTTTGTCTTCTGCTCTATTCGCACCGAATTTGAATTCATTTCAGTGTAGCGATTTGCTTAACCATTTGAATCCTAGCCAATTTGATTCGATTTTTTGGGAAATTCATAATAATGTTGATCCTTCCACCGCATTGAAGTTCTTTTATGTTGCGGGGAACCGCTGCAGCTTTAGGTTTTCGCTTAGATCGTATTGCGTATTGTTTCACTTGTTGCTTTCTAAGAATCACGATTCAGCTGCGCGGTTGCTCTTGATAAGATTGATTGATGGAAAGTTGCCCATGACGTTGAGGGATGATGTTGGGGATTGGCATAGGGAGATTGCTACTGTTTTGGCAGATGCTTGTGTTGGTTCGGAGAGATTTAGGGGAGGGGTGAGAGCGTTTGATATTTTGGCTCATGTTTATGTTAGTGATCTTAAGAGCTTCGGATTTGATGTTGCAATGGATGTATTTAGGCTCTTAGCCAGTAGAGAGTTGGTTCCATCTGTCAGGACTTGCGTTTTTTTTATGAGCACTCTTGTTAAGGAAGGCGAACCTGAGAAAGGCTACGAAGTTTTTACTATTGTTTCGAGAAAGTTTTCACCAGATGTTCACTTATACAGTATTGCAATAAATGCGCAGTGCAAAAGAGGTAAGGTTGATGAGGCAATTGAACTGTTTAAGCAAATGGAGAGTAAAGGAGTTGCTCCGAATGTTGTTATATATAACAATCTAATGCATGGCCTATGTAGAAACGGGAGACTGGAAGAGGCATTCCAGCTTAAGGAGAGAATGGTAGATAAGGGGATGCAACCAACTCATGTTACTTATGGTGTGCTGATTAACAGTCTGATGGAGCTTCAGAAATACGGTGAAGCTGATTGTGTCTTGAAAGAGATGTCGAGTAAGGGGCTTATTCCCAatgttgttgtttataacacATTGATTCATGGGTTTTGTAAGATAGGAAATTTGACAATTGCCCTGAAGTTAAAGGATGATATGTCATTACTAGGTGTTATTCCTAATTCAGTTACGTATAATACTCTCATAAATGGACTCTGCAAGGACAATCAAATAGATTTAGCCGAGCAGTTCTTAAGAAAAATGATGAAAGGAGGATTATGTATAAACATAGGTACTATACATTCTGTCATTCATGGATTATGTAAAAACTTAAGATTGGACTCTGCTCTTACGTACACCATGTTGATGATCTTTAAGAATTTGAGGCCTGACAATATGTTGCTGACAACATTGATGAGCAGACTTTGTCAGAATCATATGCATTCAGAAGCCTTGAAGCTGTATTATGATCTGCAGGGTACAGGAGTTGGTTGCAATACAGTGACCTCAAATGCCCTTGTTTTTGGACTTTCTGAAATTGGTAATGTGCAAGAAGCCAAATCTATCATCAAGAGCATGTTGGATTGTGGTGTTAGGTTGGATACTTTCACGTACAATGCACTCATCTATGGGTGTTGCAAAGAGGATAAGTTGGAAATTGGCTTTAAGCTCAAGGAAGAAATGACTGAGAAAGGAATCTCCACAGACATTGTGACGTACAACATGCTGATAAACAGATTATCTAAAAAGGGTAAAATGGATGAAGCGCTGATGTTGTGGCACGAATGCCGAAGGAATGATCTTGTTCCTGATGTTCATTTATATGCAGTAATGATAGCAGGGTATTGCAATGGTGAAGATTTTGAAGAGGCTATGAATTTCTTTGATATGTTACTCCAACAGAATATTAAGCCGAATTCTGTTGTATATAACATACTCATTAGAGCATACTCTAGGGTTGGAAACATGCCAGAGGCCTTCAAACTCTTTGATGAGATGAGAAGCAAAGGTATTCCACGCACCCTGGTCACCTATTCCTCTCTGATACATGGAATGGGCAATGTTGGCAGAGTAAATGAATCAACATATCTGTTTGATGAAATGAGGAAGGATGGCTTGCAGCCTGATGTAGTATGTTACACTGCACTAATTGGTGGTTATTGTAAACTAGGCCAGATGAATGAAGCAACAAGTGTCTTGCAGGAAATGTCTTCATTTAACATACAGCCGAATAAGATAACTTATACAGTAATAATCCATGGGTACTGCAAGTTGGGTAGGACGGAAGAGGCTGCTGAGGGTCTGAGGGAAATGCTAAGCAAAGGTATCACTCCTGATTCTGTGACTTACAATGTGCTGTCACACGGGTTCTGCAAAGAAGGGGATGCAAAGGAAGCTTTCGCCCTGTGGGAACACATGTCTGATAGAGGAATAAATTTAGATGATGTTGCACATACTTCATTGGTTCACTGCATGTCCCAGCAATCAAAGATAGAAAACCACTAACTCTGGACTGGTAGGCCTTTACTCTACTTCCCCTCATGCAGTTACAAAAATACTTAAAATCAATTCTTCTAAAGAAATACACATCTATTTATTCTTTTATGATGGTGTTCTTGTGGCTAaccttcttcattttcttctacCTCTTACTTTTCCGGGCATTGTTGCATTTTTGTGCATCTGTTActttctttttgttgtttttgggTGTATGGGTGCATTTCTTTGTGTTCCAGGATTAGTAGTTGATAGATTGACAGTTCTTTTTCCTTTGAATGAGAGCAGGTTGGATGACTGGTCTTTTCCCTTTGAATGATGGTTTTATTTGTTTGCTTAAAATCATTAATGCTAAAAATCGATTTACAATAGTGGGTAGAATCGTCACCCCGAGCATATTAGTGACTGGACCTTTTGAATTCATTATTATGATTGCATAATACTGTACGTTTGTTTTGTAGattaatctgattttttttatcctaACAATTCTGTCGAATGTTGTCAAAAGCATGAGGGGCGCATGAGGCTCGATTGGAATCGCCCCCAGGTGACTGGGGCGAGCCATATTCAGGGGGCGCTGGTGGGGCGGCTCAGGCCAGAAGTCATCTGGTATATTATGTCTTTCAAATTgtgtttattttcttgtttaatATATATGTTTGCCTTGTTTTGTCTCCCATATGATTCCAAGTACTCTTGAAATCAGAATAACCCTTTAAGCAGATACTGGATATAAATTTGTATCATGTTTTTTGTTGTGAGTATGATGCCTTGAAGGGGTAAATTGTTGGATGACTGCTGCTTAGGTAGTATAGTTACCTCAGGAGGAAACTCttatatatagataaatataAACTCTTTCTTATGAAAGTTATATTATTCTGACTTCTGCCAGGCTGACCTTGAGTATTGATTCAATCTCAGACTCCAATCACTTAAGGTACCAGAATTTGCTCACAATGCTTCCTGCTCGCATCAGTTCTCTTCTGCATTAAGATATCCAATTGAATTATAAATATCTCTGATGGAATTGTTTGGTTTGTTGTGTTGTTAATATGCGTTTTATTCATCTCTCAATTTCTGTAAAATTCTGTGTATTAGTTCTTACATATCAAGTTTGCTAAAATTTTGTCTTTATCTAACAGTGACAGGTTTCTACAGCAGTATTGGAGATTGCCCATCAACAAAGAGTGCTGACTTGAGCCACGAATGCCACAATGCTTGATGATCATTAAGTGTACCTCTGGTAAAACAAGATTCAACAACTGTATCAGGTTAATCGAACTCAATCCATTACTTGTATTTCTCCTTTAGTCTAACTATTTCTATTAGTTTGTGAACTTGACATCTTGAACTTTTCTTTCTCAAATTCATACATGTAACAGTTATTTTCTCATCATGGCAGGCTCTGAGTATCAGCTATGCCCACAGTCAAGATTTTGTATACGATAGTCGCACCATTTTGGTGGATGGGTTGTGCTCGAAGCTTTAAAAACAACAGTGCCAGTATACGAAATCGCAAGTGTCAGTTGTTTGAATCCGATGGTGCAGTTAGTTTTCTATCAAATACTCCCTTGATATGTAGAAGATGGCATAGCTGTTGGAAATCTGGAAATGTAGCCCAATTATCTGAGAGATGAAGATGGCATAGTATGTAGTGTTATAGATAGAATTACACCATATAACGATGTATTAGCTTTATCATTCTCACCAGTTAAACAATGTAGTAGTTGAGcaatttatacatatatgtatataatctGTTGAATATAGTAGTTGAAATAACAGTATCCAGTTAAGGATATAATGCTCAACAATATTCTTGTCCTTAGAATTTGTGTATGGCATTGCACGTGTGTGTATTCACCAAATATTACATAAAGTAACATTTTAAACTtaaactagtatcacacccgtACTATGCACggcctattttattttcttcacacTCTATTAAACGatgagatattattataaatatattgattagtgaatttggcaaaaaaatatatccatgtttttgttaatattataataatttaaattaacgaatttatatttgtttttaagAATATTCATCACTAACAATATTAATAAAGAACACTTATATGCAATAAATTTTTATAGTCCAAACAAAGTTTCATGACTATCTTCACTTTTCACTCTCTTAGATGGTGTttggtttcctagataaaataatattaaaatataatctcggattgagttgtgagattattttagtcataggggattagctatgactaattattccatgattattcatctatgATTGAGTTGATGGACTAAATCTCATGAACCACACCACTAATTTAATCTGAGATACAATCTTGTAAACCGAGCACCCCTAATAGTATTAAATCTTTTCACTTCCCCTAGTTATTACAAGAAATTTTACTTCTATTTAGTGGAGTACTACATCTTAATTAGTTGAAATAATAGTAACGTGTAAATGAAGatatatgtaatttattttaaatatactatatgTAGAACAACTATAATACAATAACCTATCTAATTTAATACTGAAACaccataaatataaaataattaattaacaacTTATAGTAATACTCAAAACATCTAAATCTTGATCATAGAGAATTAAATGGTGAATAacacaattaataaataaatataatttcatatgATAATAACAAAAGAATAGTTTATAAGTTTAAAAAATTTCCTTGCAAACAATATTAAAAATAGAGGATAGGCAAAAAATTATAGCAAATGACATTATACTACAATTTATTCACACTCTAATACTAATATAAGTACTTTTTGTAAATAAGTAATAAGTATTAATGAAGAAAAAACTCAAACTATGAGCACGCATTTTATTGACATTGAAGGAAAGGGACTCTTTACAGTTTTAATGGGACAagaatatatatagatagaggtgtgatcaaatataaacctctatctataatacaaactacaaactttaatcatacacACTTCTTATAAGTAATCAACTGTTAGCAATGAGATtcatatgtcaatgtcaacgcctaatacaaattatatcactggggggaatgtcaacgtctaatacaaattctgtcactgggggtatgtcaatgtcaacgcctaatacaaattctgtcactaagggaatgtcaacaatgtcaacacctaaagtttgtatagtttgtattatagagggtttgtagatTATCATGACCCTAATGTATAAATTTGTTAGACTTACTATATTGCTCTTCTCACCTTTTCTTTTCACTTTCTTGTGACAGGCCACGTGTTGATTCAAAAAATGGTGATATATGTAAAACAGTTCCATCTTTATTCTATATTATCCacaataaaatagtactaaaaatattttatcaaaaataaagaGAATGAACTAAAATAAGATAAACATAAAAGATAACATAACATAGTTAAGAAAAcatataaaatcataaaactgATAGAGAATACAATACATTACCTACAAATATAAAATCATAAAGGCGATGGGGTGACGATATACAACTTGTAAAATTTCTTCAttgaaatgatacttttaattaAAGGAATTCAAATGTATAGAAGATTTTTAACGTTTGGAATTCTATGAATGACTTTTAGTCATCCTAATGtccatttttttcatatcacGTTGTTTATGTAATTGCAAAATTAAGAACCCTTTGATCACACACGTTTTTTGTTTTATGTAACTGCAAAATTTAATGGTCCTTTTAATCACATGTTTTTATCCGTaacatagttttttttattgttttttagcattaatataattttttaaataaaatggcaTTCTTGTAATTTTTtccaaaactccccttttatatatgtatagatagatagatatcAAAATGTTATTAGTAATTCATATTGGCTACATCCCTAATTATATAATGATCTCTAGTTAATTAAGATTAAGATCATAGTGGTATGTAATGTCTATACAACACATGTTCATTAGAATACATGTACGGCGGCACTAATAATCAAATACTAAGAAATGACAAGAAGAGAACTCAAAATATAAACTAGGTTACCTTGCTACTTTCTTAATACATTGGCGCATTATTAATGGGAATGACTGGAATAGAGAAGTGTGGATCCACTACCATCACTTGAAGACCGGTTCTCGTCTCCCGGGCTTGGCCGTGATGTCCGTTCAATGCTTTAGCTCTTCTCCATAGGTATGATATGGCAGCACAAACTCTCAAGGTAGCTCTCTCCCTTTTCTCTTGGAACTTTCTCTCATCTTGATTTAGTCGGGCTTGCTTTCGTCTAATTTTGCACCTGTTGAATCCCATctagtgtagtgtagtgtgtgtgagaGTGATAAAATTATATATCGATCCGATAATTAAACGAGCAAGTTTTGTGGCTTACCTCATATATATGGTTAATTTTTCCTAAGTTATGGGAATGCGATTAATCACAGAATTGGATATAGAGAGACTTGAAGCAATGAATGAGCTGGATGTTTTAATTCCAATGGTGTGTGATTGTTTGGTTATAATTCGAGACTGTGAAATCTGTTTAGGGCTTTTTATAGAAGTTACTATCAAGAACGTACATAGTAACAATGAGTtgtaaaaaaatcacatatataCATCATGGATGACATTGACACCAACATCTTAAATGCAATAACCAAAGACTAATATGGATAATAGGATATGACCATCTAATGGATACAAATAACGTTATATACCAATTTTTTCAATATGATCAACAATAGTTACTCATCTAATCTTGTCGTGACTCGAATTAAGAGACAAGGAACGATTATACAGTTACCAGAAAATTAGGTATAGTATAGTGATCACGACAATAAACAAGTGAAAAAGAGTCAATTTCGATACTAGAATGCCCTTTTGGTCGAGGGAATCAAGAATAAGTTGGCCGACTTGAATAATTTGTGGCTTAGCATTCTTGAATCAGTACTTGTACcatcaaatcaaataaatacCTAAGTCCCCACAAACACTAATTTTATTTGGTACAAAACCACATTTCATATTTCTTTCTAGAGGATTCGGCAGATAAACATATAAGTTCATTTAGCTAAATTCATTACTAAAAGTTTGTTTTTGGTTAGGTTTGTTTAAACAAAAACCTAAGCAAACACAAATTTTTAGAAGTTAGATgcatactactagtatttattggTGGTGAATATCTAGCATATTTGGATCCTCCCTTTAGATAATAAGTGTATGTAGTCTTGAGATACTTGTAGGGTGAGGTGAATATATGCACAATTTGTATTTtctagcattcaagtattttgtttacatttttttaatatgacGCCTTGTTAATTTGcttgaaaatagaaaaatatttggATAGTAAGTACTTTAACACTACTTTCTCCAACGTAGTTATGATGCGTGTTCTTTATCTTTATACTCACATAATCCTTAACTCCATTTACCATTATTT from Salvia splendens isolate huo1 chromosome 15, SspV2, whole genome shotgun sequence encodes the following:
- the LOC121768182 gene encoding pentatricopeptide repeat-containing protein At4g19440, chloroplastic-like; this encodes MDMRRSALQKSATNTAAILFFPIKRPLTVSPHPLPRPGNLIAKSKPKEAPQSPNPPASAAFDQRFRDTASLSSALFAPNLNSFQCSDLLNHLNPSQFDSIFWEIHNNVDPSTALKFFYVAGNRCSFRFSLRSYCVLFHLLLSKNHDSAARLLLIRLIDGKLPMTLRDDVGDWHREIATVLADACVGSERFRGGVRAFDILAHVYVSDLKSFGFDVAMDVFRLLASRELVPSVRTCVFFMSTLVKEGEPEKGYEVFTIVSRKFSPDVHLYSIAINAQCKRGKVDEAIELFKQMESKGVAPNVVIYNNLMHGLCRNGRLEEAFQLKERMVDKGMQPTHVTYGVLINSLMELQKYGEADCVLKEMSSKGLIPNVVVYNTLIHGFCKIGNLTIALKLKDDMSLLGVIPNSVTYNTLINGLCKDNQIDLAEQFLRKMMKGGLCINIGTIHSVIHGLCKNLRLDSALTYTMLMIFKNLRPDNMLLTTLMSRLCQNHMHSEALKLYYDLQGTGVGCNTVTSNALVFGLSEIGNVQEAKSIIKSMLDCGVRLDTFTYNALIYGCCKEDKLEIGFKLKEEMTEKGISTDIVTYNMLINRLSKKGKMDEALMLWHECRRNDLVPDVHLYAVMIAGYCNGEDFEEAMNFFDMLLQQNIKPNSVVYNILIRAYSRVGNMPEAFKLFDEMRSKGIPRTLVTYSSLIHGMGNVGRVNESTYLFDEMRKDGLQPDVVCYTALIGGYCKLGQMNEATSVLQEMSSFNIQPNKITYTVIIHGYCKLGRTEEAAEGLREMLSKGITPDSVTYNVLSHGFCKEGDAKEAFALWEHMSDRGINLDDVAHTSLVHCMSQQSKIENH